Proteins from one uncultured Fusobacterium sp. genomic window:
- the eutP gene encoding EutP/PduV family microcompartment system protein — MKVVFVGKTGSGKTTLIQRLEGKDVDYQKTQMVMYSGKYIDTPGEYLENKLMLRNLLVSSSDVGKVVLVQDGEDTQTLFPPSISTMFMGKKVLGVVTKTDKKKNVDICKEWLKLAGAEEIFCIGFDDEKELERLKSELER, encoded by the coding sequence ATGAAAGTGGTATTTGTAGGTAAAACAGGAAGTGGAAAAACAACTTTAATTCAAAGATTAGAGGGAAAAGATGTAGATTACCAAAAAACTCAAATGGTTATGTATAGTGGTAAATATATTGATACACCAGGGGAGTATTTAGAAAATAAATTGATGTTAAGAAATCTTTTAGTGAGTTCTTCAGATGTTGGAAAAGTTGTATTAGTTCAAGATGGAGAAGATACACAAACACTTTTTCCACCAAGTATTTCAACTATGTTTATGGGAAAAAAAGTTTTAGGAGTAGTTACTAAAACTGATAAGAAAAAGAATGTAGATATATGTAAAGAGTGGTTAAAATTAGCTGGAGCAGAGGAGATTTTCTGCATAGGCTTTGATGATGAAAAAGAGTTAGAAAGATTAAAAAGTGAATTAGAAAGATAA
- a CDS encoding BMC domain-containing protein produces MEKNRIIQEYVPGKQVTLAHIIAHPNSDICKKLGLNIETTQAIGILTLTPGEAAIIGADVATKASHIEIGFLDRFSGTLVINGNVSGVEAAIKSVLNFLEGTLQFSICECTRS; encoded by the coding sequence ATGGAGAAGAACAGAATTATTCAGGAATATGTACCAGGGAAACAAGTGACACTAGCTCATATTATAGCACATCCGAATAGTGATATTTGTAAAAAGTTAGGGCTTAATATTGAGACAACACAAGCTATTGGAATATTGACACTAACTCCTGGGGAAGCAGCTATTATAGGGGCAGATGTAGCAACTAAAGCCAGCCATATAGAGATAGGTTTTTTAGATAGATTTAGTGGAACTCTAGTAATAAATGGAAATGTTTCAGGAGTAGAGGCAGCTATAAAAAGTGTATTGAACTTTTTAGAAGGAACTTTACAATTTTCTATTTGTGAATGTACGAGGTCATAA
- a CDS encoding chorismate mutase produces the protein MNKLERARIEINRIDKEIAKLFQERMKAVEDVIEYKIENNMEILDSGREKEVIEKNIALLENKKYEKYYMDFLTNVMRISKEYQKDILNKNK, from the coding sequence ATGAATAAATTAGAGAGAGCAAGAATAGAGATAAATAGGATAGATAAGGAGATAGCTAAACTTTTTCAAGAGAGAATGAAAGCTGTTGAAGATGTGATTGAGTATAAGATTGAAAATAATATGGAAATTTTAGATTCTGGAAGAGAGAAAGAGGTAATTGAAAAAAATATAGCTCTTTTAGAAAATAAAAAATATGAAAAATATTATATGGATTTTTTAACTAATGTTATGAGAATATCTAAAGAGTATCAAAAAGATATTTTAAATAAAAATAAATAG
- the aroA gene encoding 3-phosphoshikimate 1-carboxyvinyltransferase produces the protein MKVKIYPSKCSGEVTLPPSKSMAHRAIICASLANGKSIIKNIAYSDDILATIEGMKKLGATISKNKDSLEIIGIKDFSNIQDKIIDCNESGSTLRFFIPIFSLTGEKIEFRGKNRLLQRPQHIYEKIFKEQGLFYFQNSDKLEIEGKLKAGKYIVDGNISSQFISGLLFTLPLLTGDSIIKINPPFESKSYIDLTIDMLKTFEVNVEFIDDLTLSIKGNQKYFPTEYTVEGDYSQLGFFAVLGSLNNSIICKGLKIDSKQGDKEIIEIIKKCGLKVKVLENGYKFYSGTPLSCEINLENCPDLGPILTVLTAFGKGKFKIYNAQRLRLKESDRIEAMEMELKKLGVNISSDENNIYISGNNNYSSCDEVFGHKDHRIVMSLAIMATLLDKPLIIDGAEAINKSYPNFFEDLASLNIKIKSKN, from the coding sequence ATGAAAGTTAAAATATATCCATCAAAATGTAGTGGAGAAGTTACCCTTCCCCCTTCAAAAAGTATGGCTCATAGAGCTATAATTTGTGCTTCCCTTGCCAATGGAAAAAGTATTATAAAAAATATTGCCTACTCAGATGATATTTTAGCCACTATTGAAGGAATGAAAAAATTAGGAGCAACAATTTCAAAAAATAAAGATAGTTTAGAGATTATTGGAATTAAAGATTTTTCTAATATTCAAGATAAAATTATAGATTGTAATGAGTCTGGTTCTACTTTAAGATTTTTTATTCCTATTTTTTCATTAACAGGAGAAAAAATAGAGTTTAGAGGAAAAAATAGATTACTTCAAAGACCTCAACATATCTATGAAAAAATTTTTAAAGAACAAGGTTTATTTTATTTTCAAAATAGTGATAAATTAGAAATAGAAGGAAAGTTAAAAGCTGGAAAATACATAGTTGATGGAAATATTAGTTCTCAATTTATTAGTGGTTTACTTTTTACTCTTCCTTTATTGACTGGAGATTCCATCATTAAAATCAATCCTCCCTTTGAATCTAAATCATATATTGATTTAACTATTGATATGTTAAAAACTTTTGAAGTAAATGTTGAATTTATTGATGATCTTACACTCTCTATAAAGGGAAATCAAAAATATTTTCCAACAGAATATACTGTTGAAGGAGATTATTCCCAATTAGGATTTTTTGCTGTGTTAGGAAGTTTAAATAACAGTATCATCTGTAAAGGATTAAAAATTGATTCTAAGCAGGGAGATAAAGAGATAATTGAAATTATAAAAAAATGTGGACTTAAAGTTAAAGTCCTTGAAAATGGTTATAAATTTTATTCTGGAACTCCTTTAAGTTGTGAAATCAACTTAGAAAATTGTCCAGACCTTGGACCTATTTTAACTGTTCTAACAGCTTTTGGAAAAGGAAAGTTTAAAATCTATAATGCTCAAAGATTAAGGCTTAAAGAGAGTGATAGAATAGAAGCTATGGAAATGGAACTAAAAAAATTAGGTGTCAATATCTCCTCTGATGAAAATAATATCTATATCTCTGGAAATAACAATTACTCCTCTTGTGATGAGGTATTTGGACATAAAGACCACAGAATAGTTATGAGCCTTGCTATTATGGCTACTCTTTTAGATAAACCTCTTATTATTGATGGTGCTGAAGCTATTAATAAATCTTATCCTAACTTTTTTGAAGATTTAGCTAGTTTAAATATAAAAATAAAATCAAAAAATTAA